One stretch of Zingiber officinale cultivar Zhangliang chromosome 6B, Zo_v1.1, whole genome shotgun sequence DNA includes these proteins:
- the LOC121992154 gene encoding uncharacterized protein LOC121992154 isoform X2 yields MPLHVLDSRFISHIHPDRNIPSSIVSLAIQSGNDLLLKGGKQARCSNMEMARHIIVDSKLDYPTTCNAMETLLIHEDLLSNDDFQELVLELKHEGTLFLHWTTLLNQNHFM; encoded by the exons ATGCCCTTACATGTTTTGGACAGCAGATTCATCTCACACATCCATCCGGATCGTAACATCCCTTCTTCG ATAGTGTCACTGGCAATTCAAAGTGGGAATGATCTGCTTCTGAAAGGAGGAAAACAAGCTAGGTGTTCAAAT ATGGAAATGGCAAGGCATATCATAGTGGACTCAAAGTTGGATTATCCAACTACCTGTAATGCAATG GAAACACTTCTCATTCATGAGGATTTGTTAAGCAACGATGATTTCCAGGAGCTTGTTCTGGAACTTAAACATGAAGGTACTTTGTTTCTCCACTGGACTACCCTATTAAACCAAAATCATTTTATGTGA
- the LOC121992154 gene encoding delta-1-pyrroline-5-carboxylate synthase-like isoform X3, with the protein MPLHVLDSRFISHIHPDRNIPSSIVSLAIQSGNDLLLKGGKQARCSNVILHKMEMARHIIVDSKLDYPTTCNAMETLLIHEDLLSNDDFQELVLELKHEGRERT; encoded by the exons ATGCCCTTACATGTTTTGGACAGCAGATTCATCTCACACATCCATCCGGATCGTAACATCCCTTCTTCG ATAGTGTCACTGGCAATTCAAAGTGGGAATGATCTGCTTCTGAAAGGAGGAAAACAAGCTAGGTGTTCAAATGTAATTCTTCAtaag ATGGAAATGGCAAGGCATATCATAGTGGACTCAAAGTTGGATTATCCAACTACCTGTAATGCAATG GAAACACTTCTCATTCATGAGGATTTGTTAAGCAACGATGATTTCCAGGAGCTTGTTCTGGAACTTAAACATGAAG GGAGAGAAAGGACTTAA
- the LOC121992154 gene encoding delta-1-pyrroline-5-carboxylate synthase-like isoform X1 yields MPLHVLDSRFISHIHPDRNIPSSIVSLAIQSGNDLLLKGGKQARCSNVILHKMEMARHIIVDSKLDYPTTCNAMETLLIHEDLLSNDDFQELVLELKHEGTLFLHWTTLLNQNHFM; encoded by the exons ATGCCCTTACATGTTTTGGACAGCAGATTCATCTCACACATCCATCCGGATCGTAACATCCCTTCTTCG ATAGTGTCACTGGCAATTCAAAGTGGGAATGATCTGCTTCTGAAAGGAGGAAAACAAGCTAGGTGTTCAAATGTAATTCTTCAtaag ATGGAAATGGCAAGGCATATCATAGTGGACTCAAAGTTGGATTATCCAACTACCTGTAATGCAATG GAAACACTTCTCATTCATGAGGATTTGTTAAGCAACGATGATTTCCAGGAGCTTGTTCTGGAACTTAAACATGAAGGTACTTTGTTTCTCCACTGGACTACCCTATTAAACCAAAATCATTTTATGTGA
- the LOC121992154 gene encoding delta-1-pyrroline-5-carboxylate synthase-like isoform X4, translated as MPLHVLDSRFISHIHPDRNIPSSIVSLAIQSGNDLLLKGGKQARCSNVILHKMEMARHIIVDSKLDYPTTCNAMETLLIHEDLLSNDDFQELVLELKHEVLVK; from the exons ATGCCCTTACATGTTTTGGACAGCAGATTCATCTCACACATCCATCCGGATCGTAACATCCCTTCTTCG ATAGTGTCACTGGCAATTCAAAGTGGGAATGATCTGCTTCTGAAAGGAGGAAAACAAGCTAGGTGTTCAAATGTAATTCTTCAtaag ATGGAAATGGCAAGGCATATCATAGTGGACTCAAAGTTGGATTATCCAACTACCTGTAATGCAATG GAAACACTTCTCATTCATGAGGATTTGTTAAGCAACGATGATTTCCAGGAGCTTGTTCTGGAACTTAAACATGAAG tactggtgaaatga